In a genomic window of Phyllostomus discolor isolate MPI-MPIP mPhyDis1 chromosome 5, mPhyDis1.pri.v3, whole genome shotgun sequence:
- the ELOVL2 gene encoding elongation of very long chain fatty acids protein 2 — protein sequence MEHLKAFDNEINVFLDNMFGPRDSRVRGWFMLDSYLPTFFLTAIYLLSIWLGNKYMKNRPALSLRGILTLYNLAITLLSMYMLTELILSSWEGGYNLQCQNLASAGEADIRVAKVLWWYYFSKLIEFLDTIFFVLRKKTSQITFLHVYHHASMFNIWWCVLNWIPCGQSFFGPTLNSFIHILMYSYYGLSVFPSMHKYLWWKKYLTQAQLVQFVLTITHTMSAVVKPCGFPFGCLIFQSSYMLTLVILFLNFYFQTYRKKPMKKEMEEAPGGKEVKNGFSKTYFTATNGVINKKAQ from the exons ATTCTCGAGTCAGAGGATGGTTCATGTTGGACTCTTACCTTCCTACCTTTTTTCTTACGGCCATATATCTGCTTTCAATATGGCTGGGtaacaaatatatgaagaacagACCTGCCCTTTCTCTCAGGGGTATCCTCACCTTGTACAATCTAGCAATCACACTTCTCTCCATGTATATGCTGACAGAG CTTATTCTCTCCAGTTGGGAAGGAGGCTACAACTTACAATGTCAGAATCTTGCCAGTGCAGGGGAAGCAGATATCCGG gtagCCAAGGTGTTATGGTGGTACTACTTCTCCAAATTAATAGAGTTCCTGGACACAATATTCTTTGTCTTGCGGAAAAAAACCAGTCAGATTACTTTTCTTCATGTATATCATCATGCCTCTATGTTTAACATCTGGTGGTGTGTTTTGAACTGGATACCTTGTGGGCAAA GTTTCTTTGGACCCACTTTGAACAGTTTTATCCACATTCTAATGTATTCCTACTatggactctctgtgtttccatcGATGCACAAGTATCTTTGGTGGAAGAAATATCTCACACAAGCTCAACTG gTGCAGTTCGTGCTCACCATCACCCACACCATGAGTGCTGTCGTGAAACCGTGTGGCTTCCCCTTCGGGTGTCTCATCTTCCAGTCTTCTTACATGCTTACATTAGTCATcctgttcttaaatttttattttcag ACATATAGAAAAAAGCCAATgaagaaagagatggaagagGCACCAGGAGGGAAAGAAGTTAAGAATGGGTTTTCCAAAACCTACTTCACTGCAACTAACGGAGTAATAAACAAGAAAGCACAATAA